The window GCTTGGGGACGCTCGCGTTGCGCGGTCGCGCAGCGACCATTGCCCCCAAGAAGGCGATCTGATGGTCGAGATGGATGTCGCCCACGAAAGGCAGGAACAGGGTATCGGGCGCGACCTCCTCCACCACTTCACCGATCGCCCGGTTGATCTGCCAGGCCGGAACCGTATCGAGCCGCGCCGCGGGAAAATCGAGGCGATGCACTCGCGAAACTCCCAGGTGCGCATGGGCCTGCTCCATTTCGGCCATGACGCGGGCAACGCCCTCCTCATCGAAGGCCGGTGGTCGGCCGCGCGTGACGAGGCACACTTCCACCTCGTGCCCTTCCTCAACGAGACGGGCCATTGTCCCGCCACACCCCAGTATCTCGTCGTCAGGGTGCGGTGCCACGACCAGAACTTTCCCGAAATGCGCAAGCGACATGATCTAGGCCTCCAGGATACCGTGCAACTTGGGAGGCGCGCCCCTCGCGCTTTCCCATTCGACAAGATCGATCGGCCCCGAACCCGTCATGACCCGCAGGACCCCGTCCTCGATCCCGAGGACCTGGCCAGGCAAGGCGTGGTAGCGCCAAGCATCCGGGCACGGACGGGTGCTCCAGACGGTCAACCGGTGCGGGCCGTCCATGGCGAAGGCCCCGGGATAGGGCCGCCCCACCGCCCGCACGAGCCGGTCGATCCGGGCGGCATCGGCGCGCCAGTCGATACGCCCATCGGCAGGGGTCCGCCGCGCTGCCCACGTCGCGAGGCGGGCGTCCTGTCGTTCGCGCGGCGCGGTGCCCGAGGCCAGCTGCGCCAGGCATGTCCGCAGCATCGCGCGCAAGGCGTCCATGTGCTGATCATAGAGTTGCTGCGCCGTCGCGTCGGGCGCGACGTGAAAGAACTTCTGCGCCAGGATGTCGCCATCATCGGTGCCCTCCCCGATCCAGAACAGGCTGGACGCGGAGATCGGTTCGCCCAGAAGGATGGTCCAGGGTATCGCGGCGCGGCCGCGCAGGCGTGGCAGGGGCGCGGGATGATATCCGATCGTGCCCGAGGCTGCGATGGACAGGAACTCCTCCCCCACGATCTGCGACCAGCCCACGACGAAGACGTAGTCGGGCTCTGCAGCGCGAACCATCGCTAGCGTCTGCGCGGAATTCGTTTGCCCCGCATGCTCCAGTCGAGCGCCCAGATCCCCGGCAAGGGGAGCAAGGTCCACCAGATCGGAATGCCGCCCATGAAGAGCCGGCGGCAGGGTGAGGACCAGCGGCACCTGCCAGCCGGGCGCCCCGAGCAGTTCTTCCAGGAGCACCTGCGTGCTCCCCACGGCACCAACCACGACTGCCCGCACCCCCATCACCTCCTCCCGCTTTTCCTCTTCACGCCGCGCCATCACCGCAAGGGGCTCAATGCGCCACCTTGCGCGGCTCGCTCACCGTGTCCGCATCTGCCCGCACCGGCACGGGACCTGCCGGCAATCCTGCCGAAGCTGCCTTGGAAATGCCCTGCCGTGCGTCCGCCTCCTCCGGCTCGGCCCGCCAGGGCGCCTGCAGCAGGTCCATTTCCTCGAGCAGCTGGTGGTTGACCTTACGCACATCGTAGACCTTCTCGGCGAGATCGCGCGCCCTTGCGCCCATGGTCGCCGCGCGCTCTGGTTCCTCGACGAAGCGCATCATGGCCGCGCGCAGGGCTTCGGCATCGCGCGGCTCGACGAGATAGCCGTTCTCGCCGTCCACGATCGGCTCGCGGCAGCCGGGCATGTCGGTCGTGATCACGGCGCGCCCCGTGGCCATCGCCTCCAGGATCGTGCGCGGCAGCCCCTCGCGGTAGAACGAGGGCAGGACGAAGACCGAGGAGGCCTCGAGGTAGGGCCGCACGTCCGTACAGCCGGGAATGAATGTCACCGGGTACTGCCGGGCGAGCCGGGCGCATTCCTCCTCGTCGATGCCGGTCGGGTTGTTGCGCTCATAGTGACCCAGGACCCAGAATTCGCAGTCGCCATGGTCGGCCTTGATACGAGCTGCAGCCTCGAGGAACTCGTAGACACCCTTGTCGCGCATCAGCCGGCCAATGAGCAGGAA is drawn from Novosphingobium decolorationis and contains these coding sequences:
- a CDS encoding methionyl-tRNA formyltransferase; the encoded protein is MGVRAVVVGAVGSTQVLLEELLGAPGWQVPLVLTLPPALHGRHSDLVDLAPLAGDLGARLEHAGQTNSAQTLAMVRAAEPDYVFVVGWSQIVGEEFLSIAASGTIGYHPAPLPRLRGRAAIPWTILLGEPISASSLFWIGEGTDDGDILAQKFFHVAPDATAQQLYDQHMDALRAMLRTCLAQLASGTAPRERQDARLATWAARRTPADGRIDWRADAARIDRLVRAVGRPYPGAFAMDGPHRLTVWSTRPCPDAWRYHALPGQVLGIEDGVLRVMTGSGPIDLVEWESARGAPPKLHGILEA
- a CDS encoding glycosyltransferase family 4 protein translates to MKVLVLSSLAYSLTNFRGALLRELVANGHKVVAVAPDRNDAVERELDASGIGFRQVAMERTGTNFLRDLGLLFEYVRLMLRERPDLVLAYTQKPIIYGGIAARLLCVPRFYALMSGLGHVFSEDSHARVGLRKLVSVLYREAVRRARAIFVFNRDDRADMIRFGIVTPRHNVIQVPGSGIDLERFVEAPLPRQALRFLLIGRLMRDKGVYEFLEAAARIKADHGDCEFWVLGHYERNNPTGIDEEECARLARQYPVTFIPGCTDVRPYLEASSVFVLPSFYREGLPRTILEAMATGRAVITTDMPGCREPIVDGENGYLVEPRDAEALRAAMMRFVEEPERAATMGARARDLAEKVYDVRKVNHQLLEEMDLLQAPWRAEPEEADARQGISKAASAGLPAGPVPVRADADTVSEPRKVAH
- a CDS encoding PIG-L deacetylase family protein, coding for MSLAHFGKVLVVAPHPDDEILGCGGTMARLVEEGHEVEVCLVTRGRPPAFDEEGVARVMAEMEQAHAHLGVSRVHRLDFPAARLDTVPAWQINRAIGEVVEEVAPDTLFLPFVGDIHLDHQIAFLGAMVAARPRNASVPKRILCYETLSETNWLSAPVTPAFVPNCYVDIGATLQRKLDAFALFESQLKPFPDERSLKTIESLAVVRGSTVFAKAAEAFVVVRQIEGRS